Below is a window of Candidatus Palauibacter australiensis DNA.
CCATGCTGTTCGCGATCGGGTTCGTGGCCATGTTCGCGATCGGCGGCCTGTCGGGCGTCTTCATGGCCTCCACGCCGGTCGACATCTACATCCACGACACGTACTTCATCGTGGCGCACATCCACTACGTGCTCTTCGGAGGCAGCCTGTTCGCGCTCTTCGGGGCGATCTACTTCTGGTATCCGAAGATGTTCGGCCGGATGATGAACGAGACGATGGGCAAGATCCACTTCTGGCTCACCTTCGTCTTCTTCAACCTGGTCTTCTTCCCGATGCACGGCGTGGGGATGGTGGGGATGATGCGGCGCATCTACGACTCCACCGGCTACGCGCACCTGCAGGGCATCGAGGACACGAACGCGATCATCACGTGGGCGGCGTTCGGGCTCTTCGCGTCGGGCTTCCTGTTCGCATTCAACTTCTTCTGGAGCCTGAAGAAGGGGAGGAAGGCCGAGGCGAATCCGTGGAATGCGACGACGCTGGAGTGGCAGACGCCCTCGCCGCCCAAGCACGGCAACTGGGAAGAAGTCCCGGTCGTCTACCACGGTCCGCACGAGTACAGCCACCCGGATGTGGAGGACAAGGACTGGCTGGCGCAGAACGAACGGCCGGATGTCGTGAGCCCGGCCGCCGGCAGCCACTAAAATCGCACGGAAGGGAACTGACGAGATGGCACACGCCGCGACCGCAGGCCGGGCCCCCGAGAGAGGGCTCGACGTCTACACCCAGAAGGTGGGAATGTGGGTGTTTCTGTGCTCGGAGGTGATGTTCTTCGCGGGCCTGATCGGCTCGTACGTCGTGCTCCGGTTCGGAGCCTCCGACACGTGGGCGGAACCGAACGAGGTACTGGCTGTCCCGATAACCGCGTTCAACACCTTCCTCCTCATCTGCAGTTCCGTGACGATGGTGAAAGCGTTCGCGGCCGCGCAGATGGGGGACCAGAAGGGGATCAAGCTCTGGTTGCTGTCGACGACTGTGCTCGGTGCCACCTTCCTGGGCGTGCAGGTGTACGAGTACACGGAGCTCGTGCTGCACCAATCCTGGCAGGGGAGCCACGGGTTCACGCCCGCGGCCGGACTGTACGGTGCGACCTTCTACACCATGACGGGGTTCCACGGCTTCCACGTCCTGCTCGGCGTGATCTG
It encodes the following:
- a CDS encoding cytochrome c oxidase subunit 3 — its product is MAHAATAGRAPERGLDVYTQKVGMWVFLCSEVMFFAGLIGSYVVLRFGASDTWAEPNEVLAVPITAFNTFLLICSSVTMVKAFAAAQMGDQKGIKLWLLSTTVLGATFLGVQVYEYTELVLHQSWQGSHGFTPAAGLYGATFYTMTGFHGFHVLLGVICLAWATIRAWRGHWGADNTHGIEVLGLYWHFVDLVWIILFTIVYLI